The Hymenobacter sp. GOD-10R genome includes a window with the following:
- a CDS encoding NADH-quinone oxidoreductase subunit J has protein sequence MSPLFFFLSFVALFSALGVVLAKNPVHSVLFLILTFFTLSGHYLLLNAQFLAAVNIIVYAGAIMVLFLFVIMFLNLNAETEPHKSTVSKIAAAVAGGLLFVVMVAALRDVQPGTTYNATTFDSQIGMVGQLGLVLYQKYLLPFELASVLFLTAMVGAVMLGKRETGERHF, from the coding sequence ATGTCACCTCTCTTCTTCTTTCTGTCGTTTGTGGCGCTGTTCAGTGCACTTGGTGTGGTACTAGCCAAAAACCCAGTTCATAGCGTACTGTTCCTGATCTTAACGTTTTTTACGCTGTCGGGACATTACTTGCTGCTGAATGCGCAGTTTTTGGCGGCCGTCAACATCATCGTGTATGCCGGTGCCATCATGGTTTTGTTTCTGTTTGTAATTATGTTCTTGAACTTGAACGCGGAGACAGAACCTCACAAGTCTACTGTTTCGAAGATAGCGGCTGCTGTTGCAGGCGGTTTGTTGTTCGTGGTAATGGTAGCTGCCCTGCGCGACGTGCAACCCGGTACAACCTATAACGCCACTACTTTCGACTCACAGATCGGGATGGTCGGTCAGCTTGGCTTGGTGCTGTACCAGAAGTACCTGCTCCCGTTTGAGCTAGCCTCTGTGCTGTTCCTAACGGCCATGGTGGGTGCCGTCATGCTTGGTAAGCGCGAAACAGGGGAACGGCATTTCTAA
- a CDS encoding sigma-70 family RNA polymerase sigma factor: MESLALTTGATTATMTGQDRQIQEAVQEQRARLLAFIRRRVPDEADAEDILQDVFGELVESYRLLKPVEKVAAWLFRVARNRITDLYRRKKTSSLETETLRYADNEEGSLLLADVLPAPDDAPENRLLRETIMEALAEALEELPKNQRDVFVWHELEGKSFKELVEETGVPLKTLISRKHYAVQHLRQRLQALYTNLFTD, from the coding sequence ATGGAATCTCTAGCTCTCACCACCGGCGCAACCACGGCCACCATGACAGGACAGGACCGGCAGATACAGGAGGCTGTACAGGAGCAACGTGCCCGCTTACTAGCCTTCATCCGGCGCCGTGTGCCCGACGAAGCCGATGCCGAAGACATTCTGCAGGATGTGTTTGGCGAGTTAGTAGAGAGCTACCGGCTGCTCAAGCCCGTAGAAAAGGTAGCTGCCTGGCTTTTTCGCGTGGCCCGTAATCGCATTACCGATCTGTATCGGCGCAAAAAAACTAGCTCCCTAGAAACCGAGACGCTCCGCTACGCCGATAACGAAGAAGGAAGCTTGTTGCTAGCCGACGTATTGCCAGCCCCCGACGATGCCCCCGAAAACCGGCTCCTGCGTGAAACCATCATGGAAGCCCTAGCCGAGGCGCTAGAAGAACTGCCCAAAAATCAGCGCGACGTGTTTGTGTGGCACGAACTGGAGGGCAAGAGCTTCAAGGAACTCGTGGAAGAAACTGGCGTGCCGCTCAAAACGTTGATTTCGCGTAAACACTACGCCGTACAACACCTGCGGCAGCGTTTGCAGGCACTTTACACTAATTTATTCACAGATTGA
- the nuoK gene encoding NADH-quinone oxidoreductase subunit NuoK → MEQNIPEVIRTVPLQYYIYFATALFAIGVTGVLTRRNAIIIFMCVELMLNAVNVLLTAFSAYRSDPNGQIFVFFIMAVAAAEVSVGLGIIVMIYRNFQNTDVNLLNRLKW, encoded by the coding sequence ATGGAACAGAATATCCCAGAAGTTATCCGCACCGTCCCGCTTCAATACTATATATATTTTGCTACGGCGCTATTTGCCATTGGCGTAACGGGCGTACTCACCCGGCGCAACGCCATTATCATTTTCATGTGCGTGGAGCTGATGCTCAACGCCGTAAATGTGCTGCTAACGGCTTTTTCTGCTTACCGATCTGACCCCAACGGTCAGATTTTCGTGTTTTTTATCATGGCTGTCGCTGCCGCCGAAGTATCGGTGGGGCTCGGTATCATCGTAATGATCTACCGAAATTTCCAGAACACGGACGTCAATCTTCTTAACCGCCTCAAGTGGTAG
- the nuoL gene encoding NADH-quinone oxidoreductase subunit L, with amino-acid sequence MQETVLPAAGAPLPTLVYVLIPLLPFLGFLINGLLNKRLSGTMAGVIGSTTVLGSFLISAYLFSTFQYQYTVTLFDWISVGSMQIPFAYQIDQLSLIMLLLVTGVGFLIHVYSIGYMHHDENVGKYFSFLNLFVFSMLVLVLGANFVILFIGWEGVGLCSYLLIGFWNKHENFNNAAKKAFIINRIGDLGFLLGIFLIYLTFNSVQYGEVFHKASLAQFGPYTKEICTAITLLLFVGAMGKSAQLPLYTWLPDAMAGPTPVSALIHAATMVTAGIYMVLRSNVLFTLAPTTLEVVGIVGLATAFFAATIGLAQNDIKKVLAYSTVSQLGYMFLALGVMGYTSSMFHVLTHAFFKALMFLGAGSVIHAMSNEQDMRRMGGLRKALPITFLTFLIGCLAISGIPPFSGFFSKDEILSHVYEHNKLMWAVGLFTSFLTAFYMFRLLFLTFFGQFRGTEEQKHHLHESPASMTLPLIVLAVLAAVGGFMGAPMILGKHYLADYLAPIFTYSQRINPAAFAAEVDHNTELMLIGASVAAGVLGIVLAYVQYVSRGVLPAEDEGQRSTPESLVYHKYYVDELYDALFVRPIMVLSRGLYRFVEQGIIDPIVNGFGRITLGGGQLLRYVQTGTTGMYLILMVVGIVLILALNLFRL; translated from the coding sequence ATGCAAGAAACTGTTCTTCCCGCGGCCGGCGCGCCTCTCCCCACGCTGGTATACGTGCTGATTCCTCTGTTACCGTTCCTGGGTTTTCTGATTAACGGTCTCCTCAACAAACGTTTGTCGGGAACGATGGCGGGTGTCATTGGCAGCACAACCGTACTTGGTTCGTTCCTGATTTCAGCTTACCTGTTCAGTACCTTCCAGTATCAATACACTGTCACGCTGTTCGACTGGATTTCGGTCGGTTCGATGCAGATTCCTTTTGCCTACCAAATCGACCAGCTCAGCCTAATCATGCTGCTGTTAGTGACGGGCGTTGGCTTCCTGATTCACGTGTACAGCATCGGCTACATGCACCACGACGAGAATGTGGGCAAGTACTTCAGCTTTCTGAACCTGTTCGTGTTCAGCATGCTGGTGCTGGTGCTCGGGGCCAACTTCGTGATTCTGTTCATCGGCTGGGAAGGCGTGGGACTCTGCTCCTACCTGCTTATCGGCTTTTGGAACAAGCACGAAAACTTTAACAACGCGGCCAAGAAGGCTTTCATCATCAACCGCATTGGTGACCTAGGTTTCCTACTCGGTATCTTTCTCATCTACCTCACTTTCAACTCGGTGCAGTATGGTGAGGTATTCCATAAAGCGTCGTTAGCGCAATTTGGTCCTTATACCAAAGAGATTTGCACGGCTATTACGTTGCTGCTCTTTGTGGGTGCCATGGGTAAGTCGGCACAGTTGCCGCTCTATACCTGGCTACCCGACGCTATGGCCGGCCCAACTCCTGTTTCGGCGCTAATCCACGCTGCGACCATGGTAACCGCAGGCATTTACATGGTGTTACGCTCCAATGTGCTATTCACCCTAGCTCCTACCACGTTGGAAGTAGTTGGCATTGTGGGTCTAGCCACTGCTTTCTTCGCTGCTACAATTGGCTTGGCGCAGAACGACATTAAGAAGGTGCTAGCTTACTCTACGGTGTCGCAGCTAGGTTATATGTTCCTGGCGCTAGGCGTAATGGGGTACACCTCGTCTATGTTCCACGTTCTGACGCACGCTTTCTTCAAAGCGCTGATGTTCTTGGGTGCGGGTTCTGTCATTCACGCCATGAGCAACGAACAGGACATGCGCCGCATGGGTGGCTTGCGCAAAGCGCTACCGATTACGTTTCTTACATTCTTGATTGGCTGCCTAGCTATTTCAGGTATTCCGCCGTTCTCGGGTTTCTTCTCCAAAGACGAAATCCTGAGCCACGTGTATGAGCACAACAAGCTCATGTGGGCTGTTGGTCTGTTCACGTCGTTCCTAACGGCCTTCTACATGTTCCGGCTGCTCTTCCTTACTTTCTTCGGTCAGTTCCGCGGCACCGAGGAGCAGAAGCACCACCTGCATGAGTCACCCGCTTCCATGACGCTGCCGCTCATCGTCCTAGCGGTACTAGCTGCGGTAGGCGGCTTCATGGGTGCACCAATGATTCTAGGGAAACACTACTTGGCTGACTACCTAGCTCCAATTTTCACTTACTCGCAGCGAATCAACCCAGCCGCATTTGCCGCTGAAGTGGATCACAACACAGAGCTCATGCTCATCGGTGCTTCCGTGGCGGCGGGTGTGCTAGGCATTGTGCTGGCTTACGTGCAGTATGTGAGCCGCGGCGTGCTACCCGCTGAGGATGAAGGGCAACGCTCTACTCCCGAAAGCCTCGTGTACCACAAGTACTACGTGGATGAGCTATATGACGCACTATTCGTGCGGCCCATTATGGTTTTGTCGCGTGGTCTGTACCGCTTCGTGGAGCAAGGCATCATCGACCCGATTGTGAATGGTTTCGGCCGGATCACCCTAGGTGGCGGGCAGCTGTTGCGCTATGTACAGACGGGTACCACCGGAATGTACTTAATCCTGATGGTAGTAGGCATCGTGCTGATTCTGGCGCTTAACCTTTTTCGGCTTTAA
- a CDS encoding superinfection immunity protein: MSSIIGRKRPDILVIFLVNLLAGWSIIDWFVALYLALRKTPIAIPSAFSSASVADELTKLRDLRNQGVLTQEEFERQKNNLLT, translated from the coding sequence TTGTCTAGCATTATTGGCCGCAAACGGCCAGATATTCTAGTCATTTTTCTGGTGAACTTATTGGCGGGCTGGTCAATCATTGACTGGTTTGTCGCTCTTTACCTAGCCCTCCGCAAAACTCCTATTGCCATTCCTTCTGCTTTTTCTTCTGCTTCGGTTGCCGATGAACTAACCAAGCTTCGTGACTTACGCAACCAAGGCGTGCTCACGCAGGAAGAATTCGAGCGTCAAAAGAATAACTTGCTTACCTAA
- a CDS encoding NADH-quinone oxidoreductase subunit M gives MLTAVLLFFPLAAALLLHFFKGGTARVVAFGAALLEFVLAVVVAIASKSSAATQFSIDQPWIASSGIRFHIGLDGLSLLLVLLTTFLVPLIMLASFRHQYKNESALYALILFMQTGLIGVFVSLDAFLFYFFWEVALIPIYFIAGVWGGERRVQVTFKFFLYTIIGSLFMLAAFVYLYFQTGANGAERSSDLLAFYNLSLSAAQQSWLFWLIFIAFAVKMPIFPFHTWQPDTYTESPAPATMLLSGIMLKMGIYGTLRWLLPIVPLGVSQWSKLVMILAVIGIIYGAIIAIRQRDLKRLVAYSSFSHVGLMAAGVFSLTQIGLQGAVIQMLAHGVNAVGMFFVVDAIERRTGTREISDLGGLTRHTPVLSVTFLIMLLSTVALPLTAGFVGEFLLLAGVYEYNAWLGAAAGLTIIFAAVYLLRMFQRVMLGPDTALTATFRDLTGSELAVLAPLIVLVFWIGLFPNTFLHISEPSIIQLLDIVKR, from the coding sequence ATGCTTACAGCTGTTCTCCTTTTTTTCCCCCTAGCGGCTGCGTTGCTGCTTCACTTTTTCAAAGGTGGCACTGCCCGCGTGGTGGCGTTTGGGGCGGCATTGCTCGAATTTGTGCTGGCGGTAGTAGTGGCCATTGCTTCTAAGTCATCGGCGGCAACGCAATTTTCCATCGATCAGCCTTGGATTGCTTCCTCTGGCATTCGCTTCCACATCGGGCTCGACGGGCTGAGTTTGTTGCTAGTACTGCTCACCACTTTCCTAGTGCCGCTGATTATGCTGGCCTCCTTCCGCCACCAATACAAGAATGAGTCAGCTTTGTACGCCCTTATCCTGTTTATGCAAACGGGTCTAATCGGCGTATTCGTGTCACTGGATGCGTTTCTGTTCTACTTCTTTTGGGAAGTGGCACTTATCCCGATCTACTTCATTGCTGGGGTATGGGGCGGCGAACGACGTGTGCAGGTTACCTTCAAGTTCTTCCTCTACACGATTATCGGTTCGCTATTTATGCTGGCTGCTTTCGTGTACCTCTACTTCCAAACGGGTGCCAACGGTGCTGAGCGCAGTTCCGACCTGCTAGCTTTCTACAACCTGAGCTTGAGCGCTGCTCAACAATCGTGGTTGTTCTGGCTGATCTTTATTGCCTTTGCAGTGAAGATGCCCATCTTCCCCTTCCACACATGGCAGCCCGATACGTACACTGAGTCGCCGGCCCCAGCTACTATGCTGCTGTCAGGTATCATGCTGAAAATGGGCATTTACGGTACGCTACGCTGGTTGCTGCCCATCGTGCCACTAGGCGTGAGCCAATGGAGCAAGTTGGTGATGATCCTGGCTGTAATCGGCATTATTTACGGGGCCATCATCGCCATCCGTCAGCGTGACTTGAAGCGCTTGGTGGCGTATTCTTCGTTTTCGCACGTTGGTCTAATGGCGGCAGGCGTTTTCTCGCTTACGCAAATAGGCTTGCAAGGTGCTGTTATTCAAATGCTCGCACACGGCGTGAACGCCGTCGGCATGTTCTTCGTGGTAGATGCTATCGAGCGTCGCACGGGTACCCGCGAAATATCGGACCTAGGTGGCCTCACCCGCCATACACCGGTATTGTCCGTCACCTTCCTCATAATGCTACTCAGCACGGTAGCACTGCCGCTCACAGCAGGCTTCGTTGGCGAGTTTCTGCTACTCGCAGGCGTATACGAATACAACGCTTGGCTAGGTGCAGCAGCCGGCCTGACCATCATCTTCGCGGCAGTATACCTGCTGCGCATGTTCCAGCGCGTAATGCTCGGCCCCGATACGGCGCTCACCGCGACGTTCCGTGACCTAACTGGCTCGGAGCTAGCTGTGTTAGCGCCATTGATTGTGCTAGTATTCTGGATCGGCTTGTTTCCTAATACTTTTCTGCACATCTCCGAGCCTAGCATCATTCAGCTGCTAGACATCGTGAAGCGGTAG
- a CDS encoding NADH-quinone oxidoreductase subunit N, with product MTSIVLLSVLGIANLFLGFLRSNRILLPAALVILLLAFGANVLDWGAAPQSYFNNMLTVDSYSVAFTGIVVLTTLLLLPFSEKYVRDDEANLAEYYSLLLFALVGAIMMVSYDNMLMLFVGIEILSISMYVLAGSDKRNVRSNEAALKYFLMGSFATGILLFGIALVYGATGTFQLTQIGAGVANPANASFAPMLYIGMLLMFIGIGFKVSAAPFHYWTPDVYEGTPTFFTAFMSTVVKTAGFAAFFKLLMIAFSTAKGFWIPTIVSMTVLTLLIGNVGAVAQSSAKRMLAYSSISHAGYLFIGLVALNGKLSANGIFFYSLAYSIATVAAFAVLKLVIDQRQREDYDGLNGLAKTNPLLAFVLTVAMLSLAGIPLTGGFFGKFFLFGAAVDKGYIGLIVFAVVMSMVGIYYYLRPIIAMYMRPAVDEAATPIAVSPFQSVVLVVLALLTVLLGVLPGLVSNLL from the coding sequence ATGACTTCTATTGTTCTTCTTTCTGTTCTCGGCATTGCCAATCTGTTCTTAGGCTTTTTGCGCTCCAACCGCATTCTGCTGCCGGCAGCCTTGGTTATTTTGCTCCTAGCTTTTGGCGCCAACGTATTGGATTGGGGTGCCGCGCCGCAGTCGTACTTCAACAACATGCTCACCGTTGACAGCTACTCAGTGGCTTTCACGGGCATTGTAGTCCTCACGACACTTCTACTGCTCCCCTTCTCTGAGAAGTATGTGCGTGATGACGAAGCCAACTTAGCTGAATACTACTCACTGCTGCTGTTTGCGCTGGTGGGCGCTATTATGATGGTGAGCTACGACAACATGCTGATGCTGTTCGTAGGTATTGAAATCCTGAGCATTTCGATGTACGTGCTGGCCGGCTCCGATAAGCGCAATGTGCGCTCCAACGAAGCCGCGCTGAAGTACTTCCTGATGGGCTCATTTGCCACTGGCATTCTATTGTTCGGCATTGCGCTGGTGTACGGCGCTACCGGTACGTTCCAACTCACGCAAATCGGGGCAGGCGTTGCCAACCCCGCCAACGCCAGCTTCGCTCCCATGCTCTACATCGGCATGCTGCTGATGTTTATTGGTATTGGCTTCAAAGTATCGGCGGCGCCATTCCACTATTGGACGCCCGATGTGTACGAAGGAACGCCCACGTTCTTCACGGCCTTCATGAGCACCGTGGTGAAAACCGCCGGTTTCGCAGCCTTTTTCAAACTGCTGATGATTGCTTTCAGCACAGCCAAAGGCTTCTGGATTCCAACCATTGTGTCTATGACGGTGCTCACCCTGCTTATCGGTAACGTAGGGGCTGTGGCGCAGTCTAGCGCAAAGCGCATGCTCGCCTACTCCAGCATTTCGCACGCAGGTTATCTGTTTATCGGCTTAGTAGCGCTCAATGGCAAGCTCTCCGCCAATGGCATCTTCTTTTACTCGCTCGCTTACTCCATTGCTACCGTAGCGGCTTTTGCCGTGCTTAAGCTCGTCATTGACCAACGCCAGCGGGAAGACTATGATGGGCTCAATGGCCTAGCCAAAACAAATCCGCTGCTCGCCTTCGTACTAACGGTAGCCATGCTCTCCCTCGCTGGTATCCCGCTCACGGGTGGCTTCTTCGGCAAGTTCTTCCTGTTTGGTGCAGCCGTCGATAAAGGGTATATCGGCCTGATCGTGTTTGCCGTAGTCATGTCGATGGTAGGTATCTACTATTACCTGCGCCCGATCATCGCCATGTACATGCGTCCCGCCGTCGATGAAGCGGCTACACCAATAGCAGTTAGTCCCTTCCAATCGGTAGTACTGGTGGTACTGGCTTTGCTAACGGTACTCCTCGGCGTACTTCCTGGCTTGGTGAGTAACCTTCTGTAA
- a CDS encoding OmpA family protein, with product MTQSLLEEIKSFILRNALTQTGDLAREEELGIRSALRRIVPLTVNSLIELAERVGGREVVWGMAREASKASVLNNPQQMLQHEAAVDANRGVNLIKSLLEDRYQGAVRSIAVAAGIQTTSVADLLNIVVPVALGMLGEQVAEHGWNAEELSLWLQSQREQHPAQPVAATPMLASMPSVEMPRPAMAVAQTADKTSRWLWVALVVAAATIGYLVGYKPGAVEAPSSAALAGVDGFATPANATNKKVGAETNAPAAVNGHYDAASGNYIYDTGLPTVLKLSNGTKQIVGANSTESKLYEFLVDPATEVDSVNRTKGWISFDRVYFDPNKTTLTAESLVQLQNVADILKTFPTAKVKIGGYTDTRGDAFKNLKLSEERAKSAMATLINMGIPTERIEAKGYGDKHGIASNDTEDGRALNRRISLRVTRK from the coding sequence ATGACGCAAAGTTTACTGGAAGAAATAAAGAGCTTCATACTCCGCAATGCCCTAACACAAACTGGCGACCTAGCCCGTGAGGAAGAGCTAGGTATTCGGAGTGCGCTGCGCCGTATTGTGCCCCTGACGGTAAATAGCCTGATCGAGTTGGCCGAACGCGTAGGAGGCAGGGAAGTGGTGTGGGGCATGGCACGCGAGGCGTCGAAAGCGTCGGTGCTGAATAATCCGCAGCAAATGCTACAGCATGAGGCCGCTGTAGATGCCAACCGTGGGGTGAACCTAATCAAGTCTTTGCTTGAGGATCGGTATCAAGGAGCCGTGCGCAGCATCGCAGTAGCCGCTGGCATTCAGACCACTTCTGTTGCCGACCTGCTGAATATCGTGGTACCCGTTGCCCTAGGAATGCTAGGAGAGCAAGTAGCTGAGCATGGTTGGAATGCCGAGGAGCTTAGCCTGTGGCTGCAAAGCCAACGTGAGCAACATCCCGCACAACCCGTAGCCGCTACCCCGATGCTCGCCAGTATGCCCAGCGTCGAGATGCCGAGGCCCGCAATGGCCGTAGCTCAAACTGCTGATAAAACAAGTCGTTGGCTGTGGGTTGCTTTGGTAGTTGCCGCCGCTACCATTGGCTATCTAGTAGGCTACAAGCCTGGTGCCGTAGAGGCGCCTAGCTCCGCGGCGCTAGCGGGCGTCGATGGGTTTGCTACGCCGGCTAACGCTACTAACAAAAAGGTAGGAGCAGAAACAAACGCGCCGGCAGCTGTCAACGGCCATTACGACGCAGCCAGTGGTAACTACATCTACGACACCGGACTGCCAACGGTACTGAAGCTAAGCAACGGAACCAAGCAGATTGTAGGGGCTAACTCCACTGAGAGCAAACTGTACGAATTCCTGGTCGATCCGGCCACGGAGGTCGATTCCGTGAACCGCACCAAAGGTTGGATCAGTTTCGACCGCGTGTATTTTGACCCAAACAAGACGACCCTCACGGCCGAGTCATTGGTGCAGCTGCAAAACGTAGCAGATATTCTGAAAACCTTCCCAACGGCGAAAGTGAAAATAGGCGGCTATACCGACACGCGCGGTGATGCTTTCAAAAACCTAAAGTTGAGTGAGGAGCGGGCGAAATCAGCAATGGCGACGCTCATCAACATGGGCATACCCACCGAGCGCATCGAGGCCAAAGGCTACGGCGACAAACACGGTATTGCCAGCAATGATACCGAAGATGGACGTGCGCTTAACCGTCGTATCAGCCTACGCGTTACTAGAAAGTAA
- a CDS encoding OmpA family protein: MILTQSLLDEVKNFVLRNELMQVGSIADERESAAQNALERVVPLAVNSLIEFSEQASGREVVWSMAREAAKSELLSNPHKTLYATKTISSRGAKLMHSLLGERYGSAIQSIASAADIKAESATNLLNIVVPVVLGILGEQAGEHNWSAESLSKWLRSQQGQHGGPLGMPTLVVPGGAAFNTAYTKQPTTHPAEKTSRWLWIALVVASCVIGYLLGYQPNSEQYAGYPPAGRPTSRSSDAAAEGPWDAVNPAAIAANGNYSTANGSYVYGQGGVPAVLKLKDGLRQIIGVNSTENKLYQFLSDPIAKVDTLSSGKDWITFDRIYFEPNKAILTPESMWQLSNVASILKTFPVAQVQLGGYTDSTGGFVLNEKLSAARAQAAKATLVKMGVKEANVKARGYGSRYNIASNTTEDGRALNRRVSVRVTKK, translated from the coding sequence ATGATCCTAACGCAAAGTTTATTAGACGAAGTAAAAAACTTCGTGCTACGCAACGAGCTGATGCAAGTAGGCAGCATAGCCGATGAGCGGGAAAGTGCCGCGCAGAATGCTTTGGAACGAGTAGTACCGCTCGCTGTAAATAGCTTGATTGAGTTTTCGGAGCAAGCCAGCGGCCGCGAAGTAGTGTGGAGCATGGCTCGCGAAGCTGCAAAATCGGAGCTGCTGAGTAATCCGCACAAGACGTTGTACGCCACCAAAACTATTTCCAGCCGCGGAGCCAAGCTCATGCATTCCTTGCTAGGTGAGCGGTATGGCAGCGCTATTCAGAGCATTGCTTCGGCTGCCGATATCAAAGCGGAGTCTGCCACGAACCTGCTGAATATCGTGGTGCCTGTTGTTCTCGGTATCTTGGGCGAACAAGCTGGGGAGCATAACTGGAGCGCCGAGTCCTTGAGTAAGTGGCTACGCAGTCAGCAGGGGCAACACGGGGGGCCGCTGGGTATGCCTACGTTGGTCGTGCCAGGGGGCGCCGCCTTCAACACGGCGTATACCAAGCAGCCTACCACGCATCCAGCGGAAAAAACGAGTCGCTGGCTGTGGATTGCATTGGTAGTGGCTTCGTGCGTGATTGGCTATTTGCTAGGGTACCAGCCCAACTCAGAGCAGTACGCGGGCTATCCACCAGCAGGACGCCCAACTTCCCGTTCATCCGACGCCGCGGCAGAGGGACCTTGGGATGCTGTCAACCCAGCCGCTATCGCGGCCAACGGTAACTATAGCACCGCTAACGGCAGTTACGTTTACGGCCAAGGTGGAGTGCCCGCCGTGCTGAAGCTCAAGGATGGCCTTCGGCAAATAATCGGAGTTAACTCCACTGAGAACAAGCTATACCAATTTTTATCTGACCCCATTGCTAAAGTTGATACGCTCAGCTCAGGAAAGGACTGGATTACGTTCGACCGCATTTACTTTGAGCCCAATAAGGCAATCCTGACGCCGGAGTCGATGTGGCAGCTGTCGAACGTAGCAAGTATTCTCAAGACGTTTCCGGTGGCTCAAGTGCAGCTAGGAGGCTATACCGACAGTACGGGCGGGTTTGTGCTTAATGAGAAACTGAGCGCAGCACGCGCGCAAGCTGCCAAAGCAACCCTCGTAAAAATGGGGGTCAAGGAAGCCAATGTGAAAGCCAGAGGCTATGGCTCGCGCTACAACATTGCCAGCAACACTACCGAGGATGGCAGAGCGCTAAATCGTCGCGTTAGCGTTCGGGTAACAAAAAAATAA
- a CDS encoding 3'-5' exonuclease encodes MQILQKTSLDQLFVLDIETVPCVGCHDELNDMLRLLWEHKCHALRREKGWSSSRADVEEMPSNLEAASLFEQAGIYAEFGRVVCISVGCFYFDKQEEQWRFKVKSFADDDEKKMLQEFAALLARKPNYLLCAHNGKEFDFPYLGRRLLINGLQLPPQLDIAGKKPWEIPHLDTMELWKFGDRKSFTSLALLAAMFGIPTPKDDISGADVARVYYSERDLPRIVHYCQKDIITTARLLQRFRGEAPFGDDAIVYADEIGVVMRRV; translated from the coding sequence ATGCAGATTCTGCAAAAAACCTCGCTCGATCAGCTTTTCGTTCTCGACATCGAAACGGTGCCGTGCGTGGGCTGCCACGATGAGCTGAACGACATGCTACGGCTGTTATGGGAGCATAAGTGCCATGCCTTGCGTCGCGAAAAAGGCTGGAGCTCTAGCCGCGCCGACGTTGAGGAAATGCCGTCGAACCTTGAGGCTGCTAGTCTTTTCGAGCAAGCTGGTATTTACGCCGAGTTTGGTCGGGTAGTGTGTATCTCCGTTGGTTGTTTCTACTTCGATAAGCAGGAAGAACAATGGCGCTTCAAAGTGAAAAGCTTTGCTGACGACGACGAGAAGAAGATGCTGCAGGAATTTGCGGCCCTGCTCGCACGCAAGCCGAACTACCTATTGTGCGCGCACAACGGAAAAGAGTTTGACTTTCCATACCTAGGTCGGCGGCTGCTAATCAATGGGCTGCAGCTACCACCGCAGCTAGATATTGCGGGCAAGAAACCGTGGGAAATTCCGCACCTCGACACAATGGAGCTGTGGAAGTTTGGCGACCGGAAGTCGTTCACGTCGCTGGCGCTCTTGGCGGCCATGTTTGGCATTCCAACGCCCAAAGATGATATTTCGGGAGCAGATGTGGCTCGCGTCTACTACAGCGAGCGGGATCTGCCTCGCATCGTGCACTACTGCCAAAAAGATATTATCACGACGGCCCGGCTGCTACAGCGTTTCCGCGGGGAAGCGCCCTTTGGCGATGATGCTATCGTGTATGCCGATGAGATTGGTGTAGTGATGCGCCGCGTGTAA
- a CDS encoding response regulator transcription factor, whose product METSTRVLIYEDNPDLQASLSQLIAGAPGLSLVGAFGNCTQVTTDVARLQPHVVLMDIDMPGINGIEGLRRIKANAPTINVVMLTVFEENDRVFGAVCAGADGYLLKKTPPARLLEAISEVRAGGAPMTPAIARQVLQLFPKAPASPSASNDESAANLSAREREILRLLVEGYSYKMIAADRGISIDTVRSHIKKIYEKLHVRSMTEAVSKALRQGLT is encoded by the coding sequence ATGGAAACATCGACTCGCGTACTCATTTACGAAGACAACCCCGATTTGCAGGCTAGCCTAAGTCAGTTGATTGCTGGCGCCCCTGGGTTGTCGTTAGTAGGAGCTTTCGGCAATTGCACGCAAGTAACAACCGACGTGGCGCGTCTGCAGCCCCACGTCGTACTAATGGACATCGATATGCCTGGCATCAATGGCATTGAAGGCTTGCGTCGTATAAAGGCCAATGCGCCTACCATCAACGTGGTGATGCTCACGGTATTTGAGGAAAACGACAGGGTCTTTGGTGCCGTGTGCGCCGGTGCCGACGGCTATTTGCTCAAGAAAACGCCGCCTGCTCGTTTGCTAGAAGCTATCAGTGAGGTACGCGCCGGTGGCGCACCCATGACGCCTGCCATTGCCCGTCAGGTGCTACAGCTTTTTCCGAAAGCACCAGCTTCTCCCTCCGCCAGCAACGATGAATCAGCAGCCAATTTGAGCGCCCGTGAGCGAGAAATTCTGCGACTCTTGGTAGAAGGCTACAGCTATAAGATGATTGCTGCCGACCGAGGCATTAGCATCGATACGGTGCGCTCCCACATCAAGAAGATTTATGAAAAGCTGCATGTGCGCTCGATGACGGAGGCGGTGAGTAAGGCACTGCGGCAAGGTTTGACCTAG